The Blautia obeum ATCC 29174 region CCGGTTACAGCCTTTCATGTGGAGGACCTATTGTATCTCCAAATGCGGCGATGACGCTGATGACACCGATCGCTCCGCATACATTGAATACCCGCAGTATTATTTTTCCGGAGGAAGATGTTATTACAGTAGAGCTGGGAGAAGGCCGCAGGCAGGTTCAGGAACAGGGGCTTGCTTCTTTTGACGGAGATACAGAAATTCCGATCGTGACGGGAGACAGGATCGTGATTCAAAAAGCTTCAGCCAGTGTGAAAATTCTGAAATTAAATCATTTAAGCTTTGTAGAGGTATTACGGCAGAAGATGGAATAACAGTGACAATGTGATGGAGGTAATGCAGTGAAAAGTGCAAGACATGAAAAGATCATAGAACTGATTCAGGAATATGATATTGATACACAGGAGGAACTTGCTGCCAGACTGAATGAGGCAGGATTCAAAGTAACACAGGCTACAGTCTCCAGAGATATCCGGGCACTGAAGCTTATGAAAGTTGCAGGAAAGGATGGAAAATCCCGTTACGCGATTCTTACAGAACCGTCTGCGGAACTGGGAGACAAATACACAAGGATTCTCCAGGATACACTGACATCACTTGATGTAGGTCAGAATATGCTTGTGATCCGCACTGTGCCGGGAATGGCCATGGGGGTGGCGGCTGCGTTGGATGCCCTGAAATGGAAGGAGATTCTTGGAAGTATTGCCGGAGATGATACAGTCATGTGTGTGGCACGTGATGCAGAGCAGGCAGAAATTGTTGCTGAGAAGCTGAAAGGAATTCTGAAATTATGTTAGTTCATCTTCATGTGAAGAATCTG contains the following coding sequences:
- the argR gene encoding arginine repressor, whose product is MKSARHEKIIELIQEYDIDTQEELAARLNEAGFKVTQATVSRDIRALKLMKVAGKDGKSRYAILTEPSAELGDKYTRILQDTLTSLDVGQNMLVIRTVPGMAMGVAAALDALKWKEILGSIAGDDTVMCVARDAEQAEIVAEKLKGILKLC